Proteins found in one Bacillota bacterium genomic segment:
- a CDS encoding Xaa-Pro peptidase family protein, with amino-acid sequence MLRLEAGRQALRRLGADAVLVAPGDTMRYLLGFSPVIDERPCLLAITHAGTGLFVPQLNERQFREALGEPGERGLTWEVWTDEQDAGTRVGDFLRRMGIHRTKRVAVDGSMPAATLLPVLRRLGGEFVDLGPALEPFRAVKDAEEAGRLRRSASLADAAMEAGWAALRPGASERQVAAAILRAFQEGGAERVDFALVAAGPNGALPHHHTSSRPVAPGEPVVMDIGATLDGYCSDLTRVAVLGEPEPEVLRVHAVVEAAVQAALAAIRPGAVAAEVDLAARRVIEEAGYGPYFTHRLGHGIGLATHEAPWIHRQSRTRLEPGMFFSVEPGVYLPGRWGIRLEEIVEVGDEGARVLSRLPRELHRVDP; translated from the coding sequence GTGCTGCGGCTCGAGGCGGGCCGCCAGGCGCTGCGCCGGCTGGGCGCCGACGCGGTGCTGGTGGCGCCGGGCGACACCATGCGCTATCTCCTCGGCTTCTCGCCCGTCATCGACGAGCGGCCCTGCCTGCTCGCCATCACCCACGCCGGGACGGGGCTCTTCGTCCCGCAGCTGAACGAGCGGCAGTTCCGCGAGGCGCTGGGCGAGCCAGGGGAGAGGGGGCTGACCTGGGAGGTCTGGACCGACGAGCAGGACGCCGGCACCCGTGTCGGCGACTTCCTCCGGCGCATGGGCATCCACCGGACCAAGCGGGTGGCGGTGGACGGGAGCATGCCGGCGGCGACGCTGCTGCCGGTGCTGCGCCGCCTGGGCGGCGAGTTCGTCGACCTGGGACCGGCGCTGGAGCCCTTCCGGGCGGTGAAGGACGCGGAGGAGGCCGGGCGCCTCAGGCGCTCGGCCTCCCTGGCCGACGCGGCCATGGAGGCGGGCTGGGCGGCGCTCCGACCCGGGGCGAGCGAGCGTCAGGTGGCGGCCGCCATCCTGCGCGCCTTCCAGGAAGGCGGCGCCGAGCGCGTCGACTTCGCCCTGGTGGCCGCCGGGCCCAACGGCGCGCTTCCGCACCACCACACCTCTTCCCGCCCCGTGGCGCCCGGCGAGCCGGTGGTGATGGACATCGGCGCCACGCTGGACGGCTACTGCTCCGACTTGACGCGGGTGGCCGTCCTGGGCGAGCCGGAGCCCGAAGTGCTCCGCGTCCACGCCGTCGTCGAGGCGGCGGTGCAGGCGGCGTTGGCCGCCATCCGGCCGGGGGCGGTGGCGGCCGAGGTCGATCTGGCCGCCCGCCGCGTCATCGAGGAGGCGGGCTACGGGCCCTACTTCACCCACCGGCTGGGGCACGGCATCGGCCTGGCCACCCACGAGGCGCCCTGGATCCACCGCCAGAGCCGGACCCGCCTGGAGCCGGGCATGTTCTTCTCGGTGGAGCCGGGCGTCTACCTGCCCGGTCGCTGGGGGATCCGGTTGGAGGAGATCGTGGAGGTGGGCGACGAGGGTGCGCGCGTGCTCAGCCGTCTGCCGCGCGAACTGCACCGCGTCGACCCCTAG
- a CDS encoding rubrerythrin family protein — MPKLEGTKTLENLKAGFAGESQANRRYLYFARQADIEGHPDVAGLFRDVAEGETGHAFGHFDFLKEWGDPVTGVKVGTTEENLHSAIEGETYEYTEMYPGFARTAREEGFDEIADWFETLARAEKSHANRFQKGLEMLKQA; from the coding sequence ATGCCCAAGCTGGAGGGCACAAAGACCCTGGAGAACCTGAAGGCCGGCTTCGCCGGCGAGTCGCAGGCCAACCGGCGCTACCTGTACTTCGCGCGCCAGGCGGACATCGAGGGCCATCCGGACGTGGCCGGCCTCTTCCGCGACGTGGCGGAGGGCGAGACGGGCCATGCCTTCGGCCACTTCGACTTCCTCAAGGAGTGGGGCGACCCGGTGACCGGCGTGAAGGTGGGCACCACCGAGGAGAACCTCCACTCGGCCATCGAGGGCGAGACGTACGAGTACACGGAGATGTACCCCGGCTTCGCCCGCACGGCCCGCGAGGAGGGCTTCGACGAGATCGCGGACTGGTTCGAGACCCTGGCCCGGGCGGAGAAGTCGCACGCCAACCGCTTCCAGAAGGGCCTGGAGATGCTGAAGCAGGCCTGA
- the fabL gene encoding enoyl-[acyl-carrier-protein] reductase FabL, which produces MGEGRSEGRFAGKVALVTGGSRGIGRAITLRLAAEGADVAINFFRNRSAAEETARQVEAMGRRAHLVKAHVGEPERVRAMFEELEAVFGRLDILVNNAASGSLHPVMELDAKGWDWTMNINARGAFLCSQAAAPLMRKAGGGRIVNITSLGSHRVIPFYVAVGVSKAALEALTRYLAVDLAPWGIAVNAVSGSVVDTDAIRHFPNREELLESAERETPAGRILRPEDIAAAVAWLCSDEAEMVRGQVLVVDGGYSLR; this is translated from the coding sequence ATGGGCGAGGGCCGTTCTGAGGGCCGTTTTGCAGGCAAGGTGGCGCTGGTCACCGGCGGTTCGCGCGGCATCGGGCGGGCGATCACGCTCCGCCTGGCGGCAGAGGGTGCCGACGTGGCCATCAACTTCTTCCGCAACCGCTCCGCGGCCGAGGAGACGGCGCGGCAGGTGGAGGCCATGGGGCGGCGGGCGCACCTGGTCAAGGCGCACGTGGGCGAGCCCGAGCGGGTGCGGGCCATGTTCGAGGAGCTGGAGGCGGTCTTCGGCCGCCTGGACATCCTGGTCAACAACGCCGCCTCCGGCTCGCTCCACCCGGTGATGGAGCTGGACGCCAAGGGCTGGGACTGGACGATGAACATCAATGCCCGCGGCGCCTTCCTCTGCTCGCAGGCGGCGGCACCGCTGATGCGGAAGGCCGGCGGCGGGCGGATCGTCAACATCACCAGCCTGGGCTCGCACCGGGTCATCCCCTTCTATGTGGCGGTGGGCGTCTCCAAGGCGGCGCTGGAGGCGCTGACCCGCTACCTGGCGGTCGACCTGGCCCCCTGGGGCATCGCCGTCAACGCCGTCTCGGGAAGCGTGGTCGATACCGACGCCATCCGCCACTTCCCCAACCGGGAGGAGCTGCTGGAGTCGGCGGAGCGCGAGACGCCGGCGGGCCGGATCCTGCGGCCCGAGGATATCGCGGCCGCGGTCGCCTGGCTTTGCTCGGACGAGGCCGAGATGGTCCGCGGCCAGGTGCTGGTGGTGGACGGCGGCTACTCGCTGCGCTGA
- a CDS encoding cysteine desulfurase, whose protein sequence is MDVQRIRRDFPILRRQVNGRELVYLDSAATSQKPEAVLAAVDRYYREFNANVHRAIHTLGEEATAAYERARAHVARFVGASDPRGLVFVRNTTEAINLVAQGWARQNLRPGDEILLTEMEHHSNIVPWQLVARERGASLVWVRLTPDGELDWADFRQKLGRRTRLVAVTHVSNVLGTVNPVDAICAEAHRAGALVLVDGAQSVPHMPVDVGALGCDFLAFSGHKMLGPMGIGALWARPEILEATEPLFGGGEMIGEVYPDHSTWNELPWKFEAGTPNVAGAIGLEAAVEYLEGLGMEAVAAHERELTLYAYERLERIEGLRIYGPRPPAKEHAGVVTFNLLSVHPHDLSMILDQRAVAVRAGHHCAQPLMRWLDVPSTARASFYIYTLPGEIDILAEALEEAREYFRHVLLG, encoded by the coding sequence CTGGACGTCCAGCGCATCCGCCGGGACTTCCCCATCCTGCGGCGCCAGGTGAACGGGCGCGAGCTCGTCTACCTGGACTCGGCCGCCACCTCGCAGAAGCCGGAGGCGGTCCTGGCCGCCGTCGACCGCTACTACCGCGAGTTCAACGCCAACGTCCACCGGGCCATCCACACGCTGGGCGAGGAGGCGACCGCCGCCTACGAGCGGGCACGGGCGCACGTCGCCCGCTTCGTGGGCGCCTCCGACCCGCGCGGGCTGGTCTTCGTGCGCAACACCACGGAGGCCATCAACCTGGTGGCGCAGGGGTGGGCCCGGCAGAACCTGCGCCCGGGCGACGAGATCCTCCTGACCGAGATGGAGCACCACTCCAACATCGTCCCCTGGCAGCTGGTCGCCCGGGAGCGCGGTGCCTCGCTGGTCTGGGTCCGCCTGACACCCGACGGCGAGCTGGACTGGGCCGACTTCCGGCAGAAGCTGGGGCGGAGGACGCGGCTGGTGGCGGTGACGCACGTCTCCAACGTGCTGGGGACGGTCAACCCCGTGGACGCCATCTGCGCCGAGGCGCACCGGGCCGGGGCGCTGGTGCTGGTGGACGGCGCGCAGAGCGTCCCGCACATGCCGGTGGACGTGGGCGCGCTGGGCTGCGACTTCCTCGCCTTCTCGGGCCACAAGATGCTCGGCCCCATGGGCATCGGCGCGCTCTGGGCGCGGCCGGAGATCCTGGAGGCGACCGAGCCGCTCTTTGGCGGGGGCGAGATGATCGGCGAGGTCTACCCCGATCACTCCACCTGGAACGAGCTGCCCTGGAAGTTCGAGGCGGGCACCCCCAACGTGGCCGGCGCCATCGGGCTGGAGGCGGCGGTGGAGTACCTGGAGGGGCTGGGCATGGAGGCGGTGGCCGCCCACGAGCGCGAGCTGACGCTCTACGCCTATGAGCGCCTGGAGCGGATCGAAGGGCTGCGCATCTACGGGCCTCGGCCGCCCGCCAAGGAGCACGCCGGGGTGGTCACCTTCAACCTGCTCTCGGTCCACCCGCACGACCTCTCCATGATCCTGGACCAGCGCGCGGTGGCGGTGCGGGCGGGCCACCACTGCGCCCAGCCGCTGATGCGCTGGCTCGACGTTCCCTCGACGGCGCGCGCCAGCTTCTACATCTACACGCTGCCGGGGGAGATCGACATCCTGGCCGAGGCGCTGGAGGAGGCGCGAGAGTACTTCCGTCATGTCCTCCTTGGATGA
- a CDS encoding SufD family Fe-S cluster assembly protein: MSLRAEERAPLDAEAFARRLAGRGEPEWLLEERLRAWERYLASELPAANAEGWRETNLAALGLSLDGLEPLAPPAGTPAEAGLPEELAPLAEAAGRGEAALLRERDGRVEAAPGPGAPAGVRFLPLAEAVAEGGEELRPRLFGEAWSEESKLDLLERAAWSGGFYLHVPRGLRAAQPLLYLAWLEHTEAGAVAHSVIVLEPEAEATVVVVAAGRGAGERPGVHLHGVEVYAGEHARLRFVGLQLLGEGVFGFARRRARLAAGSSVEWILGEFGARLSRSGFRSELLGEGAVSRAALAFLGRGGQHLDFPGEMVHRGRRTSSEMAVRGVLFDEARSIFRGLTHILRGAKSASAYQREGTLLMSPAARGDAIPSLVIDENEVQAGHAAAAGKVDEEQLFYLESRGIPPEEARRLVVSGYFQPLLERLPEGALRESFERSIHRKLG; the protein is encoded by the coding sequence ATGAGCCTTCGCGCCGAGGAGAGGGCGCCCCTCGACGCCGAGGCCTTCGCACGCCGCCTGGCCGGGCGGGGCGAGCCGGAGTGGCTCCTGGAGGAGCGCCTCCGGGCCTGGGAGCGCTACCTGGCCAGCGAGCTGCCGGCGGCCAACGCCGAGGGCTGGCGCGAGACCAACCTGGCCGCGCTGGGCCTCTCGCTGGACGGCCTGGAGCCGCTGGCGCCGCCGGCCGGCACGCCTGCGGAGGCGGGGCTGCCGGAGGAGCTGGCACCGCTGGCCGAGGCGGCCGGGCGCGGCGAGGCGGCGCTCCTGCGGGAGCGCGACGGGAGGGTGGAGGCCGCGCCCGGTCCCGGGGCGCCCGCGGGGGTGCGCTTCCTGCCGCTGGCGGAGGCGGTGGCCGAGGGCGGCGAGGAGCTCCGCCCCCGTCTCTTCGGCGAGGCGTGGAGCGAGGAGAGCAAGCTGGACTTGCTGGAGCGGGCCGCCTGGAGCGGCGGCTTCTACCTGCACGTGCCGCGTGGCCTCCGAGCGGCGCAGCCCCTGCTCTACCTTGCCTGGCTCGAGCACACCGAGGCGGGTGCGGTCGCCCACAGCGTCATCGTCCTGGAGCCCGAAGCGGAGGCGACGGTGGTGGTTGTGGCGGCCGGCCGCGGGGCGGGGGAGCGGCCGGGCGTCCACCTGCACGGGGTAGAGGTCTATGCGGGCGAGCACGCCCGGCTCCGCTTCGTCGGCCTTCAGCTCCTGGGCGAGGGCGTCTTCGGCTTCGCGCGGCGGCGGGCGCGACTGGCCGCCGGCAGCTCGGTGGAGTGGATCCTGGGCGAGTTCGGCGCACGCCTCAGCCGCTCGGGCTTCCGCTCGGAGCTGCTGGGCGAGGGCGCCGTCTCGCGGGCGGCGCTGGCCTTCCTGGGCCGGGGAGGGCAGCACCTGGACTTCCCGGGCGAGATGGTCCACCGGGGGCGCCGCACCAGCAGCGAGATGGCCGTCCGGGGGGTTCTCTTCGACGAGGCGCGCTCCATCTTCCGCGGCCTGACGCATATCCTGCGCGGTGCGAAGTCGGCCAGCGCCTACCAGCGCGAGGGGACGCTCCTGATGAGCCCCGCGGCCCGCGGTGACGCCATCCCCAGCCTGGTCATCGACGAGAACGAGGTCCAGGCGGGCCACGCCGCCGCGGCGGGCAAGGTGGACGAGGAGCAGCTCTTCTACCTGGAGAGCCGCGGCATCCCGCCGGAGGAGGCGCGCCGGCTGGTGGTCTCGGGCTACTTCCAGCCGCTCCTGGAACGGCTGCCCGAGGGCGCCCTGCGCGAGAGCTTCGAGCGATCCATCCACAGGAAGCTGGGATGA
- the sufC gene encoding Fe-S cluster assembly ATPase SufC: MEPLPTLEIRDLHVSVEEKAILKGVTLTVRGGEVHAVMGPNGAGKSTLAEALAGHPSYRVTRGEALLDGEDLLAMRPDQRARAGLFLAFQYPTEVPGVTNVNFLRTAVNARREKPYTVMEFYRLLQEKMRQLEMDPSFANRYLNEGFSGGEKKRNEILQMALLEPKIAILDETDSGLDIDALRIVSQGVNALRGPQLGILLITHYQRILRYIEPDVVHVMVDGRIVLSGGRELADRLEERGYGWIEEQYATPAAEGGAGAEEGRA; this comes from the coding sequence TTGGAGCCATTGCCGACGCTCGAGATCCGCGACCTGCACGTCAGCGTCGAGGAGAAGGCGATCCTGAAGGGCGTCACCCTGACGGTGCGGGGCGGGGAGGTACACGCCGTCATGGGCCCCAACGGGGCGGGCAAGAGCACGCTGGCCGAGGCGCTGGCCGGTCACCCGTCCTACCGGGTGACCCGCGGCGAGGCGCTCCTGGACGGCGAGGACCTGCTCGCCATGCGCCCGGACCAGCGGGCGCGGGCGGGCCTCTTTCTGGCTTTCCAGTATCCCACCGAGGTGCCCGGCGTCACCAACGTCAACTTCCTGCGCACGGCGGTCAACGCCCGCCGGGAGAAGCCCTACACGGTGATGGAGTTCTACCGCCTGCTGCAGGAGAAGATGCGCCAGCTGGAGATGGACCCCAGCTTCGCCAACCGCTACCTGAACGAGGGCTTCTCCGGCGGCGAGAAGAAGCGCAACGAGATCCTGCAGATGGCGCTGCTCGAGCCCAAGATCGCCATCCTGGACGAGACCGACTCGGGCCTGGACATCGACGCGCTGCGCATCGTCTCGCAGGGGGTCAACGCGCTGCGCGGCCCGCAGCTGGGGATCCTCCTGATCACCCACTACCAGCGCATCCTGCGCTACATCGAACCCGACGTGGTCCACGTCATGGTGGACGGACGCATCGTCCTCTCGGGCGGTCGCGAGCTGGCCGACCGGCTGGAGGAGCGGGGTTACGGCTGGATCGAGGAGCAGTACGCGACGCCCGCGGCCGAGGGCGGGGCGGGCGCGGAGGAGGGGCGGGCATGA
- a CDS encoding 4Fe-4S dicluster domain-containing protein: MGEETAARLPGPGEAAFWEASAVRAEMERVFDICNGCRLCYNLCPSFTTLLDRIDEKGDGDLSALEPSDYDEFVDLCYECHLCYPKCPYTPPHRYAIDVPRIVLWARAVRAKEQGVTRQDRFLGDTDRLGRLGSRLAPVVNALNRNPAVRGLMERQLGVSRQALLPEYRRPFHLWWERHRPDDPPERGGSRPVAEPGENGRVVLFATCTVEYNEPETGVAAVQVLEHSGVEVRLTPQRCCGMPFLDGGDVESARRNAEYNVAQLEPWVRQGYRVVAPGPTCSYTLKQEVPWLLGTEEARRVAEATSDLGEYLMELHREGKLATDFRSSPVRVVYHLPCHLKVQNIGYKSRDLLRLAGAEVTLVERCSGIDGTWGLKAQYRDLSMKVARPLLRRVEEEPEAVVAGDCPLAGLRVREGTGRELRHPVRLLAEAYGLSGGEPPAGGGRPGTGNRAAGGGD, from the coding sequence GTGGGCGAGGAGACGGCGGCCCGCCTGCCCGGTCCGGGCGAGGCGGCCTTCTGGGAGGCGTCGGCGGTCCGCGCCGAGATGGAGCGGGTCTTCGACATCTGCAACGGCTGCCGCCTCTGCTACAACCTCTGCCCCTCGTTCACCACGCTCCTCGACCGCATCGACGAGAAGGGCGACGGCGACCTGAGCGCCCTCGAGCCGTCCGACTACGACGAGTTCGTCGACCTCTGCTACGAGTGCCACCTCTGCTACCCCAAGTGCCCCTATACGCCGCCCCACCGCTACGCCATCGACGTGCCGCGCATCGTCCTCTGGGCGCGCGCGGTGCGGGCGAAGGAGCAGGGGGTGACGCGGCAGGACCGCTTCCTGGGCGACACCGACCGGCTGGGACGCCTGGGCAGCCGGCTGGCGCCGGTGGTCAACGCGCTCAACCGCAACCCGGCGGTTCGCGGGCTGATGGAGCGCCAGCTGGGCGTCTCGCGCCAGGCGCTGCTGCCGGAGTACCGGCGCCCCTTCCACCTCTGGTGGGAGCGGCACCGCCCGGACGACCCGCCGGAGCGCGGCGGGAGCCGGCCGGTGGCGGAGCCGGGCGAAAACGGCCGCGTCGTCCTCTTCGCCACCTGCACGGTGGAGTACAACGAGCCCGAGACCGGCGTGGCCGCGGTCCAGGTGCTGGAGCACAGCGGCGTGGAGGTGCGCCTCACGCCCCAGCGTTGCTGCGGCATGCCCTTCCTGGACGGCGGCGACGTGGAGAGCGCCAGGCGGAACGCCGAGTACAACGTGGCCCAGCTGGAGCCCTGGGTGCGGCAGGGCTACCGCGTGGTGGCGCCGGGGCCGACCTGCAGCTACACGCTCAAGCAGGAGGTGCCCTGGCTGCTGGGAACGGAGGAGGCGCGGCGCGTGGCCGAGGCCACCTCCGACCTGGGCGAGTACCTGATGGAGCTCCATCGCGAGGGCAAGCTGGCCACCGACTTCCGCAGCTCCCCGGTAAGGGTGGTCTACCACCTGCCCTGTCACCTGAAAGTGCAGAACATCGGGTACAAGTCGCGCGACCTGCTGCGCCTGGCCGGCGCCGAGGTGACCCTGGTGGAGCGCTGCTCGGGCATCGACGGCACCTGGGGGCTGAAGGCGCAGTACCGCGACCTCTCCATGAAGGTGGCACGCCCGCTGCTGCGCCGCGTGGAGGAGGAGCCCGAGGCGGTGGTGGCCGGCGACTGCCCGCTCGCCGGCCTGCGCGTCCGGGAGGGGACGGGCCGCGAGCTGCGCCACCCGGTCCGGCTGCTGGCCGAGGCCTACGGGCTCTCCGGCGGCGAGCCGCCCGCGGGCGGCGGGAGGCCGGGGACGGGCAACCGGGCCGCCGGCGGGGGAGACTGA
- a CDS encoding transcriptional repressor, which produces MWSESVVEALRESGRRLTPQRQAVLEALERSRGLHPAAPQVAEMVRSRQPMVSEATVYKILAELVELGLLSAVDLHDGRLHYDLNTTPHAHAVCRRCGRIDDVPVAHAGAGQASHLLAGLPPLPAGFRLEGVELVLRGLCAECAGSGAEPEAGAEGGAGAER; this is translated from the coding sequence GTGTGGTCCGAAAGCGTCGTGGAAGCGCTGCGGGAGTCGGGCCGCCGGCTCACGCCCCAGCGGCAGGCCGTGCTGGAGGCGCTGGAGCGGAGCCGCGGGCTGCACCCGGCGGCGCCGCAGGTGGCGGAGATGGTCCGCAGCCGCCAGCCCATGGTCTCCGAGGCGACGGTCTACAAGATCCTCGCCGAGCTGGTGGAGCTGGGGCTCCTCTCCGCCGTCGACCTCCACGACGGCCGGCTCCACTACGACCTGAACACCACCCCCCACGCCCACGCCGTCTGCCGCCGCTGCGGCCGCATCGACGACGTCCCGGTCGCGCACGCCGGGGCCGGGCAGGCGTCGCACCTGCTCGCCGGCCTGCCGCCCCTTCCTGCGGGCTTCCGCCTGGAGGGCGTGGAGCTGGTGCTGCGCGGTCTCTGCGCGGAGTGCGCGGGCTCCGGGGCGGAGCCGGAGGCGGGCGCGGAAGGTGGCGCCGGCGCGGAGCGGTGA
- a CDS encoding MaoC family dehydratase N-terminal domain-containing protein — protein MEGSPDAVDASLVGRESAPRRVRVDPEAVRRFAAALGDPRGEEPGWVPPTFPIVFALLQDPVPGLSLDLRRVLHGEQSFTYARPLRRGEELEVRTRVAGVRQRQGSQGVLRFVDLETIGREPGGDEVFRALSTLVLRPLPAAGGEAR, from the coding sequence TTGGAAGGCTCTCCCGACGCCGTCGACGCCTCCCTGGTGGGCCGCGAGTCGGCGCCCCGCCGCGTGCGCGTCGATCCCGAGGCGGTCCGCCGCTTCGCCGCGGCGCTGGGCGACCCACGCGGCGAGGAGCCGGGCTGGGTGCCGCCGACCTTCCCTATCGTCTTCGCCCTCCTGCAGGATCCCGTGCCGGGCCTCTCCCTCGACCTGCGCCGAGTCCTGCACGGTGAGCAGTCCTTCACCTACGCGAGGCCGCTCCGCCGCGGAGAGGAGCTGGAGGTGCGCACGCGGGTGGCCGGGGTCCGCCAGCGGCAGGGCTCGCAGGGCGTGCTGCGCTTCGTCGACCTGGAGACCATCGGCCGGGAGCCGGGCGGGGACGAGGTCTTCCGCGCCCTCAGCACCCTGGTGCTGCGCCCGCTGCCGGCGGCGGGGGGAGAGGCCCGGTGA
- the folE gene encoding GTP cyclohydrolase I FolE: MEVDRARIERAVREILEAIGEDPAREGLLETPRRVADAYAELFSDVGRDPAEEMTSFFHVERDDLVIVRDIPFYSMCEHHLLPFRGRAHVAYIPSAGLITGISKLARVVESAARRPQLQERLTAQVAEVIERKLHPKGVLVVVEAEHLCMTMRGIRKPGSVTVTSAVRGVFAEQEATRGEALRLLRADGWS, from the coding sequence ATGGAGGTGGACCGGGCCCGGATCGAGCGCGCGGTGCGCGAGATCCTGGAGGCCATCGGCGAGGATCCCGCGCGCGAGGGACTCCTGGAGACCCCCCGCCGCGTGGCCGACGCCTACGCGGAGCTCTTCAGCGACGTGGGCCGGGACCCCGCGGAGGAGATGACCAGCTTCTTCCACGTGGAGCGGGACGACCTGGTCATCGTCCGCGACATCCCGTTCTACTCGATGTGCGAACACCACCTGCTCCCCTTCCGGGGCAGGGCGCACGTGGCCTATATCCCGTCCGCAGGGCTGATCACGGGCATCTCCAAGCTGGCGCGGGTGGTGGAGTCGGCCGCCCGCCGCCCGCAGCTGCAGGAGCGCCTGACCGCCCAGGTGGCGGAGGTCATCGAGAGGAAGCTGCACCCCAAGGGCGTCCTGGTGGTGGTGGAGGCGGAGCATCTCTGCATGACCATGCGGGGCATCCGCAAGCCCGGGTCGGTGACCGTCACCTCGGCCGTGCGCGGTGTCTTCGCCGAGCAGGAGGCGACCCGCGGCGAGGCGCTGCGCCTTCTGCGCGCCGACGGGTGGAGCTGA
- a CDS encoding SDR family oxidoreductase has protein sequence MAAREHGGAAARRVAVVTGSASGIGAFVARALAEAGFDVGVHWRQSRARAEALARSIEALGRRALAAPADVSRREEVEALFDRYLEFFGRVDVLVNAAGPFTFEERPLTATSPEEWREMIDGNLSSVYWAVRRVLPGMRERRWGRIINFGMTGSGAANSYVRATAYAAAKSGLASLTRSLARSEAPYGITVNMLSPGLIRPAWKERRIAEALGARDEAIPAGRPGTGEDLARVVLFLCEEASDYLTGNVIEVTGGWQPGP, from the coding sequence ATGGCGGCGAGGGAGCACGGGGGGGCGGCGGCGCGGCGGGTGGCCGTGGTCACCGGCAGCGCCAGCGGCATCGGCGCCTTCGTGGCGCGGGCGCTGGCCGAGGCCGGCTTCGACGTGGGCGTCCACTGGCGGCAGAGCCGCGCGCGCGCCGAGGCGCTGGCCCGCTCCATCGAGGCGCTGGGGCGCCGGGCGCTGGCCGCGCCGGCGGACGTCTCGCGGCGCGAGGAGGTGGAGGCGCTCTTCGACCGGTACCTGGAGTTCTTCGGGCGCGTCGACGTCCTGGTCAACGCCGCCGGCCCCTTCACCTTCGAGGAGCGGCCGCTGACCGCGACCAGCCCCGAGGAGTGGCGGGAGATGATCGACGGCAACCTCTCCAGCGTCTACTGGGCGGTCCGCCGCGTCCTGCCCGGCATGCGCGAGCGGCGCTGGGGACGGATCATCAACTTCGGCATGACCGGCTCGGGCGCGGCCAACTCCTACGTGCGCGCCACCGCCTACGCGGCGGCCAAGAGCGGCCTGGCCTCGCTCACCCGCTCGCTGGCGCGGAGCGAGGCGCCCTACGGCATCACCGTCAACATGCTCTCCCCGGGGCTGATCCGGCCGGCCTGGAAAGAACGGCGCATCGCCGAGGCGCTGGGCGCCCGCGACGAGGCGATCCCCGCCGGCCGCCCGGGGACCGGCGAGGACCTGGCGCGGGTCGTCCTCTTTCTCTGCGAGGAAGCCTCGGACTACCTGACGGGCAACGTCATCGAGGTGACCGGCGGCTGGCAGCCGGGGCCCTAG
- a CDS encoding SUF system NifU family Fe-S cluster assembly protein: MSSLDELYKAVLLDHYTHPRNRGVVEGGGPAVDLRNPSCGDTIRLSLRLDEAGRIAEVRFLGQGCSISQASASIMTESVKGKPAAEALALAGRFKAMLRGEAELTPEDGDLLALEGVRQFPVRVKCATLAWNALEKAVAAAQGEAGEAGRAAPR, encoded by the coding sequence ATGTCCTCCTTGGATGAGCTGTACAAGGCGGTGCTGCTGGACCACTACACCCACCCCCGCAACCGGGGGGTGGTGGAGGGGGGCGGCCCGGCGGTCGACCTGCGCAACCCCAGCTGCGGCGACACCATCCGTCTCTCGCTCCGCCTGGACGAGGCGGGGCGGATCGCGGAGGTCCGCTTCCTGGGGCAGGGCTGCTCCATCAGCCAGGCCTCGGCCTCCATCATGACCGAGAGCGTCAAGGGGAAGCCGGCCGCGGAGGCGTTGGCGCTGGCGGGGCGCTTCAAGGCCATGCTCCGCGGCGAGGCCGAGCTGACGCCCGAGGACGGCGACCTGCTCGCCCTGGAGGGGGTCCGCCAGTTCCCGGTGCGCGTCAAGTGTGCCACGCTGGCCTGGAACGCGCTGGAGAAGGCGGTGGCGGCCGCGCAGGGAGAGGCCGGAGAAGCGGGCCGGGCGGCCCCCCGCTAG
- a CDS encoding MaoC family dehydratase N-terminal domain-containing protein: MSVEWERLEVGRELPPVEAGPVSRSQLAAYAEASGDRNPIHLDDEVARAYGLEGVIIHGMLGMGLLGRALGEWLGGAGWVRSFEVRFARMIRPGVPLTARGRVTALRGGQAELELWLDPGDGSRPTRGRAVVELERARSAGGAA, from the coding sequence GTGAGCGTGGAGTGGGAGAGGCTGGAGGTCGGGCGGGAGCTGCCGCCCGTGGAGGCCGGGCCGGTCAGCCGGAGCCAGCTGGCCGCCTACGCCGAGGCCTCCGGCGATCGCAACCCCATCCACCTGGACGACGAGGTGGCGCGCGCCTACGGCCTGGAAGGCGTCATCATCCACGGCATGCTGGGGATGGGCCTCCTGGGCCGCGCCCTGGGGGAGTGGCTGGGCGGGGCGGGCTGGGTCCGCTCCTTCGAGGTCCGCTTCGCGCGCATGATCCGGCCCGGGGTGCCGTTGACGGCGCGGGGACGGGTGACCGCCCTGCGCGGTGGCCAGGCGGAACTGGAGCTCTGGCTCGATCCCGGCGACGGCAGCCGGCCGACGCGCGGCCGGGCGGTGGTGGAGCTGGAGCGCGCCCGGTCCGCCGGGGGAGCGGCTTGA